A region from the Sandaracinus amylolyticus genome encodes:
- a CDS encoding alpha/beta fold hydrolase: MTTTHFAQRSEGRLAYVDQGPSTAPAVLCLPSLGDTRAQYRRIAPRLLDTGARVLAADLRGHGESDATFARHDVRDLADDLVAVLDAARVERAVIAGSSISGAAALLAAARHPERIAGLLLLGPVARDLPLRRVLRPLFRPLFGAPWGPTLWSAYYRSLFKRHVPEDLDAHRATLRAMLGDRARRHALVELLRSDRRDVEQSMSAVRAPVAIVMGSADPDFPDPRAEVAALERALTATRVRTTTLEGVGHYPHLEDPDAVLAAYRALVAGASRTVEGVAS; encoded by the coding sequence ATGACCACGACACACTTCGCGCAGCGCTCGGAAGGCCGCCTCGCCTACGTCGACCAGGGCCCGTCGACCGCGCCCGCCGTCCTCTGTCTCCCGTCGCTCGGCGACACCCGCGCGCAGTACCGTCGCATCGCACCGCGCCTGCTCGACACCGGCGCGCGCGTGCTCGCCGCCGATCTGCGCGGCCACGGCGAGAGCGACGCGACCTTCGCGCGGCACGACGTGCGCGATCTCGCCGACGACCTCGTCGCGGTGCTCGACGCCGCGCGCGTCGAGCGCGCGGTCATCGCGGGCAGCTCGATCTCGGGTGCGGCCGCGCTCCTGGCCGCGGCGCGCCACCCCGAGCGCATCGCGGGCCTGCTCCTGCTCGGCCCGGTCGCGCGCGACCTCCCGCTCCGGCGCGTGCTCCGCCCGCTGTTCCGCCCGCTCTTCGGAGCGCCCTGGGGCCCGACGCTGTGGAGCGCGTACTACCGATCGCTCTTCAAGCGACACGTGCCCGAGGATCTCGACGCGCACCGCGCGACGTTGCGCGCGATGCTCGGCGATCGCGCGCGCCGTCACGCGCTCGTCGAGCTCCTCCGCAGCGATCGTCGCGACGTCGAGCAGTCGATGAGCGCGGTGCGCGCGCCGGTCGCGATCGTCATGGGCAGCGCCGATCCCGACTTCCCCGATCCGCGCGCCGAGGTCGCCGCGCTCGAGCGCGCGCTCACCGCGACGCGGGTGCGCACCACGACGCTCGAAGGCGTCGGTCACTACCCGCACCTCGAAGATCCCGACGCGGTGCTCGCCGCGTATCGCGCGCTCGTCGCGGGCGCGTCGCGCACGGTCGAGGGGGTCGCGTCGTGA
- a CDS encoding TetR/AcrR family transcriptional regulator has product MRSSRTDEVVDVAIALVEAEGEEGLGWNRVARALGVKPPSLYNHVESGADLRRRVAIRGWERWEDDARRAIARSRGPRAQLRALATSYRTFAHEHGALFAVLGSTRIAPDDPDFRPVAGRLLALFEAPLAELGVPAAKRVHAIRTVRSIVHGFVHLEAAGQLAMDASIDASFRYAIELLLDGLTSE; this is encoded by the coding sequence GTGAGGTCGTCGCGCACCGACGAGGTCGTCGACGTCGCGATCGCGCTCGTCGAGGCGGAAGGCGAGGAGGGGCTCGGCTGGAACCGCGTCGCGCGCGCGCTCGGGGTCAAGCCGCCCTCGCTCTACAACCACGTCGAGAGCGGCGCAGACCTCCGACGTCGTGTCGCGATCCGCGGTTGGGAGCGCTGGGAGGACGACGCACGCCGCGCGATCGCGAGATCACGCGGACCTCGCGCGCAGCTGCGCGCGCTCGCGACCAGCTACCGCACGTTCGCGCACGAGCACGGCGCGCTCTTCGCGGTGCTCGGGAGCACGCGCATCGCGCCCGACGATCCCGACTTCCGACCGGTCGCGGGGCGCCTCCTCGCGCTCTTCGAGGCGCCACTCGCCGAGCTGGGCGTGCCCGCGGCCAAGCGCGTCCACGCGATCCGCACGGTGCGCTCGATCGTGCACGGCTTCGTGCACCTCGAGGCCGCGGGACAGCTCGCGATGGACGCCTCGATCGACGCGTCGTTTCGCTACGCGATCGAGCTCCTCCTCGACGGGCTCACGTCGGAGTGA
- the nagZ gene encoding beta-N-acetylhexosaminidase: MTNDAIRRAAGRVLIVGFPGRVLPAPLAALAAEGALGGVILFKRNLGTITEIAAVIDAVHDAFGAGHVPLVSIDQEGGRVARLGAPFVKLPPMRVLGTRDDVALTRRAARVLGTQLRALGIGVDFAPVLDVDTNPANPVIGDRSFGREPDVVIRHALAFAEGLGDAGVLACGKHFPGHGDTDLDSHLALPRIAHDRARLDRVELAPFRAARAKVPTIMTAHVVFDAIDPTVPATLSRAVIEGVLRGELGYDGVIVSDDLEMKAVADRWGVAGSAVRAIDAGCDALLVCATPERVIEAHAALVARAERDDAFAERLDVAARRVDALPRVPRPAPDVLARIDAAGGAEIERALTPT; encoded by the coding sequence GTGACGAACGACGCGATCCGAAGGGCTGCGGGGCGAGTGTTGATCGTGGGGTTCCCGGGCCGCGTGCTCCCGGCGCCGCTCGCGGCGCTCGCGGCCGAGGGTGCGCTCGGGGGCGTGATCCTGTTCAAGCGCAACCTCGGTACGATCACCGAGATCGCGGCGGTGATCGACGCGGTGCACGACGCGTTCGGCGCGGGGCACGTGCCGCTCGTGTCGATCGATCAAGAAGGTGGGCGCGTCGCGCGCCTCGGCGCGCCGTTCGTGAAGCTGCCGCCGATGCGCGTGCTGGGGACGCGCGACGACGTCGCGCTCACGCGCCGCGCCGCGCGCGTGCTCGGGACGCAGCTGCGCGCGCTCGGGATCGGCGTGGACTTCGCGCCGGTGCTCGACGTCGACACGAACCCCGCGAACCCGGTGATCGGCGATCGCTCGTTCGGGCGCGAGCCGGACGTGGTGATCCGACACGCGCTCGCGTTCGCGGAAGGGCTCGGCGACGCGGGCGTGCTCGCGTGCGGCAAGCACTTCCCGGGGCACGGCGACACGGATCTCGACAGTCACCTCGCGCTGCCGCGCATCGCGCACGACCGCGCGCGGCTGGATCGCGTGGAGCTCGCGCCCTTCCGTGCGGCGCGCGCGAAGGTGCCGACGATCATGACCGCGCACGTCGTGTTCGACGCGATCGATCCCACCGTCCCTGCGACGCTCTCGCGCGCGGTGATCGAAGGCGTGCTGCGCGGCGAGCTCGGCTACGACGGAGTGATCGTGAGCGACGATCTCGAGATGAAGGCGGTCGCCGATCGCTGGGGCGTCGCGGGCTCCGCGGTGCGCGCGATCGACGCGGGCTGCGACGCGCTCCTGGTGTGCGCGACGCCGGAGCGAGTGATCGAGGCCCACGCGGCGCTGGTCGCGCGCGCGGAGCGCGACGACGCGTTCGCGGAGCGGCTCGACGTCGCGGCGCGACGGGTGGATGCGCTGCCTCGCGTGCCGCGCCCGGCGCCCGACGTGCTCGCGCGCATCGACGCTGCGGGCGGCGCCGAGATCGAGCGCGCGCTCACTCCGACGTGA
- a CDS encoding OmpA family protein — MRRNVHRVIAGVVSSLAMSIVVAASPSRAEAQDVEVDEPWFFVIDGMVSGPINDLATEQFDVGGSGALGGYRSFAPEIAFGLRLGGGALSPGEVIVQDPVDRGWLEFGQLSASMRVRPLARLMNGRRGTGLWIQTGVGPWLVDGDVMPVFDAGLGYGFELGPIVLSPMGQFTHIVETGDRFGQGFVLVWNGGIEIAFLDEARTRPPEGALDMKPSSELASGPPPAPIEREAPPPAVAPEPLPEEEDVAQPFVNDQLVIDERVFFDFDRWELRETGMEQLDEVARRYEESGDRWAALVISGHADRRGPEDYNVDLSRKRAEAVRRYLSARGVPEEIVEIEAWGETRPEIPDPESEYDHQVNRRVQFDIVWREGMEPEGVAPDRPPPEPDYVDPAPPHVRESE; from the coding sequence ATGAGGAGAAACGTGCATCGCGTGATCGCGGGCGTGGTGAGCAGCCTCGCGATGTCGATCGTCGTGGCGGCGAGCCCGTCGCGCGCCGAGGCCCAGGACGTCGAGGTCGACGAGCCGTGGTTCTTCGTGATCGACGGAATGGTCTCGGGTCCGATCAACGATCTCGCGACCGAGCAGTTCGACGTCGGCGGCAGCGGCGCGCTCGGCGGCTACCGCTCGTTCGCGCCCGAGATCGCGTTCGGTCTGCGGCTCGGCGGAGGCGCGCTGAGCCCCGGCGAGGTCATCGTGCAGGACCCCGTCGATCGCGGCTGGCTCGAGTTCGGACAGCTCAGCGCGAGCATGCGCGTGCGCCCGCTCGCGCGGCTGATGAACGGCCGGCGCGGCACCGGGCTGTGGATCCAGACCGGCGTCGGGCCGTGGCTCGTCGACGGCGACGTGATGCCGGTGTTCGACGCGGGCCTCGGCTACGGCTTCGAGCTCGGCCCGATCGTGCTCTCGCCGATGGGCCAGTTCACGCACATCGTCGAGACCGGCGATCGATTCGGACAGGGCTTCGTGCTCGTGTGGAACGGCGGCATCGAGATCGCGTTCCTCGACGAGGCGCGCACGAGGCCTCCCGAAGGCGCGCTCGACATGAAGCCGTCGTCGGAGCTCGCGAGCGGTCCGCCGCCCGCGCCGATCGAGCGCGAGGCGCCGCCGCCGGCCGTCGCGCCCGAGCCGCTCCCCGAGGAGGAAGACGTCGCGCAGCCGTTCGTGAACGACCAGCTCGTGATCGACGAGCGCGTGTTCTTCGACTTCGATCGCTGGGAGCTGCGCGAGACCGGCATGGAGCAGCTCGACGAGGTCGCGCGGCGCTACGAGGAGAGCGGCGACCGCTGGGCCGCGCTGGTGATCAGCGGGCACGCCGATCGCCGCGGTCCCGAGGACTACAACGTCGATCTGAGCCGCAAGCGCGCCGAGGCGGTGCGTCGTTACCTCTCCGCGCGCGGCGTGCCCGAGGAGATCGTCGAGATCGAAGCGTGGGGCGAGACGCGCCCCGAGATCCCCGACCCGGAGAGCGAGTACGACCACCAGGTCAATCGCCGCGTGCAGTTCGACATCGTCTGGCGCGAGGGCATGGAGCCCGAGGGCGTCGCGCCCGATCGTCCGCCGCCGGAGCCCGACTACGTCGATCCCGCACCGCCCCACGTGCGCGAATCCGAGTGA
- the cysN gene encoding sulfate adenylyltransferase subunit CysN — translation MSGDLISREPIAMEEGAELLRFSTCGSVDDGKSTLIGRLLYDTKSIFEDQLQHVEDVSRRRGDEYTNLALLTDGLRAEREQGITIDVAYRYFATPRRKFIIADTPGHIQYTRNMVTGASTANLAIVLVDARKGLVEQSRRHSFIASLLRIPHIVFAVNKMDLVGWDEGVFRKIEAEFRNFASKLDVQDIAFIPVSALHGDNVVTRSENMPWYQGAPLLHHLETVHIASDRNMIDVRFPVQWVIRPQSAEHPDYRGYAGVVSGGILKPGDEVVALPSGFTSRIKKIETFDGPVDEAFSPMSVIVHLEDELDVSRGDMLCRPSNKPVVGQDLDAMVCWMADQPLTPKSRLALKHTTRWVRAMVTNISYKLDVNTLHRNESVPSLGLNDIGRIQLRTTAPLFYDEYRRNRTTGSFVLVDESTNATVAAGMLLSEPR, via the coding sequence ATGAGCGGCGATCTGATCTCGCGCGAGCCGATCGCGATGGAGGAGGGCGCGGAGCTCCTCCGCTTCTCCACGTGCGGCAGCGTCGACGACGGCAAGAGCACGCTGATCGGGCGACTGCTCTACGACACGAAGTCGATCTTCGAGGACCAGCTCCAGCACGTCGAGGACGTCTCGCGCCGTCGCGGCGACGAGTACACGAACCTCGCGCTGCTCACCGACGGTCTGCGCGCCGAGCGCGAGCAGGGCATCACCATCGACGTCGCCTATCGATACTTCGCGACGCCGCGCCGCAAGTTCATCATCGCGGACACGCCCGGGCACATCCAGTACACGCGCAACATGGTGACCGGTGCGAGCACCGCGAACCTCGCGATCGTGCTCGTCGACGCGCGCAAGGGGCTCGTCGAGCAGTCGCGCCGCCACTCGTTCATCGCGTCGCTGCTGCGCATCCCGCACATCGTGTTCGCGGTGAACAAGATGGACCTCGTCGGCTGGGACGAGGGCGTGTTCCGGAAGATCGAGGCGGAGTTCCGCAACTTCGCGAGCAAGCTCGACGTGCAGGACATCGCGTTCATCCCGGTGAGCGCGCTGCACGGCGACAACGTGGTCACGCGCAGCGAGAACATGCCCTGGTACCAGGGCGCGCCGCTGCTGCACCACCTCGAGACGGTCCACATCGCGTCGGACCGCAACATGATCGACGTGCGCTTCCCGGTGCAGTGGGTGATCCGCCCGCAGAGCGCCGAGCACCCGGACTATCGCGGCTACGCGGGCGTGGTCTCGGGCGGGATCCTCAAGCCGGGTGACGAGGTCGTCGCGCTGCCGAGCGGGTTCACGTCCCGCATCAAGAAGATCGAGACGTTCGACGGGCCCGTCGACGAAGCGTTCTCGCCGATGAGCGTGATCGTGCACCTCGAGGACGAGCTCGACGTCTCGCGCGGCGACATGCTCTGCCGTCCGAGCAACAAGCCGGTCGTCGGTCAGGACCTCGACGCGATGGTGTGCTGGATGGCGGACCAGCCGCTGACGCCGAAGTCGCGCCTCGCGCTGAAGCACACGACGCGCTGGGTGCGCGCGATGGTCACGAACATCTCGTACAAGCTCGACGTGAACACGCTGCACCGCAACGAGAGCGTGCCGAGCCTCGGGCTGAACGACATCGGCCGCATCCAGCTGCGCACGACGGCGCCGCTCTTCTACGACGAGTACCGCCGCAACCGCACGACGGGCTCGTTCGTCCTCGTCGACGAGAGCACGAACGCGACCGTCGCCGCGGGGATGCTGCTCTCCGAGCCTCGTTGA
- the cysD gene encoding sulfate adenylyltransferase subunit CysD — protein sequence MISYQLGHLKALEAEAVHILREMAAERERPVLLFSGGKDSIVLLRLAEKAFRPARFPFPIMHVDTGHNFPEAIEFRDRRVKELGERLIVASVEESIAKGRVVEEKGPRASRNRLQTTTLLDAIEEHQFDAAIGGARRDEERARAKERIFSHRDEFGQWDPKNQRPELWNLYNTRLRKGEHFRVFPISNWTELDVWAYIREEKLEIPSIYYSHEREVFERDGMLYSRAHFTELLPGERFFREIVRFRTVGDMSCTGAVRSGARTIEEVIEEVAASRVTERGATRADDRFTEAAMEDRKKEGYF from the coding sequence ATGATCTCCTATCAGCTCGGACACCTCAAGGCGCTCGAGGCCGAGGCGGTCCACATCCTCCGCGAGATGGCGGCCGAGCGTGAGCGCCCGGTCCTGCTCTTCTCCGGCGGCAAGGACTCGATCGTGCTGCTGCGGCTCGCGGAGAAGGCGTTCCGCCCCGCGCGCTTCCCCTTCCCGATCATGCACGTCGACACCGGGCACAACTTCCCGGAGGCGATCGAGTTCCGTGATCGCCGCGTGAAGGAGCTCGGAGAGCGCCTGATCGTCGCGAGCGTCGAGGAGTCGATCGCGAAGGGCCGCGTCGTCGAGGAGAAGGGCCCGCGCGCGTCGCGCAATCGCCTGCAGACGACGACGCTCCTCGACGCGATCGAAGAGCACCAGTTCGACGCCGCGATCGGCGGCGCGCGCCGCGACGAAGAGCGAGCGCGCGCGAAGGAGCGCATCTTCAGCCACCGCGACGAGTTCGGGCAGTGGGACCCGAAGAACCAGCGGCCGGAGCTGTGGAACCTCTACAACACGCGGCTCCGCAAGGGCGAGCACTTCCGCGTGTTCCCGATCTCCAACTGGACCGAGCTGGACGTCTGGGCGTACATCCGCGAGGAGAAGCTCGAGATCCCGAGCATCTACTACTCGCACGAGCGCGAGGTGTTCGAGCGCGACGGGATGCTCTACTCGCGCGCGCACTTCACCGAGCTGCTGCCGGGCGAGAGGTTCTTCCGCGAGATCGTCCGCTTCCGCACCGTCGGCGACATGAGCTGCACCGGCGCGGTCCGCTCGGGCGCGAGGACGATCGAGGAGGTGATCGAAGAGGTCGCCGCGTCGCGCGTGACCGAGCGCGGCGCGACGCGCGCCGACGATCGCTTCACCGAGGCCGCCATGGAAGATCGCAAGAAGGAAGGGTACTTCTGA
- a CDS encoding GlxA family transcriptional regulator, translated as MARSDEVGAVRDETLRVGVLALDGCLEFAVAGFVEVLAIADRLVAMAGGSRRFEVAVVAPRIGAETFTARRVAVDVALSAWRGDLLVCAPVIDPERTLASERDAIAWLAERPSARVASVCTGAFFLAEAGLLARRRATTNPLYARAFAARYPDVELELSRVIVDEGEIVTAGTVSAALSLALYVVERHAGVEIAARTAKAIAFDKNRETQSPYLVPAHRVEDGDELAVRAQRWIEAHHADHALSLERIAAALAVTPRTLQRRFLDATGETPMAYLRLVRLEAAKSLLESTRAPVDEIVARVGYVDARSFARLFRAHTELTPTQYRARFGLR; from the coding sequence ATGGCGAGGAGCGACGAAGTCGGGGCCGTGCGCGACGAAACGCTGCGGGTGGGCGTGCTCGCGCTCGACGGGTGCCTCGAGTTCGCGGTGGCGGGCTTCGTCGAGGTCCTCGCGATCGCGGATCGACTCGTCGCGATGGCGGGCGGCTCGCGGCGCTTCGAGGTCGCGGTCGTCGCGCCGCGCATCGGCGCGGAGACGTTCACCGCGCGGCGAGTCGCGGTCGACGTCGCGCTCTCGGCATGGCGCGGCGATCTCTTGGTGTGCGCGCCGGTGATCGACCCCGAGCGCACGCTCGCATCGGAGCGCGACGCGATCGCGTGGCTCGCCGAGCGCCCGAGCGCGCGCGTCGCGTCGGTGTGCACCGGCGCGTTCTTCCTCGCCGAGGCCGGGCTGCTCGCGCGGCGGCGTGCGACGACGAACCCACTCTACGCGCGCGCATTCGCAGCGCGTTATCCCGACGTCGAGCTCGAGCTCTCGCGCGTGATCGTCGACGAGGGCGAGATCGTGACGGCCGGCACGGTGAGCGCGGCGCTCAGCCTCGCGCTCTACGTCGTCGAGCGGCACGCGGGCGTCGAGATCGCGGCGCGCACCGCGAAGGCGATCGCGTTCGACAAGAACCGCGAGACGCAGTCGCCGTACCTCGTCCCCGCGCATCGCGTCGAGGACGGCGACGAGCTCGCGGTGCGCGCCCAGCGCTGGATCGAAGCGCACCACGCGGATCACGCGCTCTCGCTCGAGCGCATCGCCGCGGCGCTCGCGGTCACGCCCCGCACCCTACAGCGCCGCTTCCTCGACGCGACGGGCGAGACCCCGATGGCGTACCTCCGCCTCGTGCGGCTCGAGGCCGCGAAGTCGCTGCTCGAGAGCACGCGCGCGCCGGTCGACGAGATCGTCGCGCGCGTGGGCTACGTCGACGCTCGCTCGTTCGCGCGCCTCTTCCGCGCGCACACCGAGCTCACGCCGACGCAGTACCGCGCGCGCTTCGGGCTGCGTTGA